Proteins co-encoded in one Papaver somniferum cultivar HN1 chromosome 5, ASM357369v1, whole genome shotgun sequence genomic window:
- the LOC113279350 gene encoding uncharacterized protein LOC113279350, translated as MKEHFIALEEIQEESRDKGVQEASAAPESTSDDTQRRPEKRPSPPVRGNGKKEWIAKGKRPRHEARTYTPLNAPLEEIFKEVEKKIDIIYPASRGIQFEETKDHPEYCHYHQYRGHSTNNCREVKDTVQHLIRDGYLRQFVRHPAQTTAAPNAPVHQIRIDRSTQFVNTISHSATQAYNLNPGIVSRIHKRDHSGKEIFSVAKSFPMEPWMVRPIFFSAQDVPMNDQAHNDPLVITLLIEEWGGEVTLRVSDGGGYLDTLTTFCVVDVASPYEAIIGRPWIAGIKGVSSAYHQRLRFPTYKGIAEVVGYPQAARQCMQADSQINEERR; from the exons ATGAAAGAGCATTTCATCGCCCTAGAAGAAATCCAGGAAGAGTCAAGAGATAAAGGAGTGCAAGAAGCTAGTGCAGCGCCCGAGTCAACGTCGGACGATACTCAAAGGCGGCCCGAGAAGAGACCGAGTCCGCCCGTGCGAGGAAATGGGAAGAAGGAATGGATAGCTAAAGGGAAGAGGCCAAGGCACGAGGCGAGAACATACACCCCTTTGAATGCTCCActggaagaaatcttcaaagaagTCGAAAAAAAGATTGACATCATATACCCAGCTTCAAGAGGGATACAGTTCGAAGAGACCAAGGATCACCCGGAATATTGCCATTATCATCAGTATCGAGGCCACTCTACAAACAACTGTCGAGAAGTGAAAGACACCGTGCAACACCTTATCAGAGATGGTTATCTGAGACAGTTCGTCCGTCATCCAGCCCAGACGACCGCAGCTCCCAATGCACCAGTCCATCAGATTCGGATCGACAGATCCACGCAGTTTGTCAACACGATTTCGCATTCCGCCACTCAAGCGTACAATCTGAATCCCGGAATAGTGTCTAGAATCCACAAGAGAGATCATAGTGGGAAGGAAATTTTCAGTGTAGCAAAATCTTTTCCTATGGAACCATGGATGGTGCGACCTATCTTTTTCTCGGCCCAGGATGTCCCGATGAACGACCAAGCTCACAATGATCCTTTGGTTATTACCCTGCTAATTGAGGAATGgggg GGGGAAGTAACTCTAAGGGTATCGGATGGAGGTGGCTACCTGGATACTTTAACCACATTCTGTGTGGTTGATGTCGCCTCGCCCTATGAAGCTATTATCGGAAGACCATGGATCGCGGGAATCAAAGGAGTGTCATCGGCCTATCATCAAAGATTACGGTTCCCAACGTACAAGGGGATAGCAGAAGTCGTAGGATATCCACAAGCAGCCCGACAGTGCATGCAGGCCGACTCCCAGATAAATGAGGAGCGGCGATaa